From the Sphingomonas aliaeris genome, one window contains:
- a CDS encoding DNA translocase FtsK, with translation MASRARPALWRETVKAGAVRSSALLGALALFCATIVMVIALASYHSGDPSLNTAAGGPAENWLGLPGAWFADLALSLFGWTVVLLLPIAPIVALRLWRDEPAGRWVRMLGGGVLGAVLIGTAISFFAASSVLALPAGWGGVMGLGLAEALHWAIGFIGDTTAILWTGRAVGLLAGIVGLVIWARSLQIALTRPRLPSLPRFKAQPRLIADADEFDEDDVVAEPARKSAPAPRAVAMPDARPGPVIADRNVAPSVAKPKAQQERLDLRDNNYRLPSIDLLVPAPPAPGAAIDKASLERNARLLESVLDDFHVKGSIVEVRPGPVVTMYELEPASGIKASRVIQLADDIARNMSAISARVATIPGRTVIGIELPNTRRETVGLHELIASQTFEDQSASLPLVLGKNIAGDPVIADLAPMPHLLVAGTTGSGKSVGLNCMILSLLYRLTPDQCRMIMIDPKMLELSMYDDIPHLLSPVVTDPAKSVRALKWAVEQMEDRYRQMSSVGVRSLASFNDKVRAAKAKGQPLGRKVQTGYDPDTRQPIYEEETLDFVPLPQIVVIVDELADLMMTAGKEVEFLIQRLAQKARAAGIHLIMATQRPSVDVITGVIKANLPTRISFHVTSKIDSRTILGEQGAEQLLGKGDMLYMPGGKGTVRVHGPFVSDDEVRAVADHWRGQGKPDYIQSVTEEPEDGFALDGAPDGEDSAEDQQYRSAIQLVVESQKASTSWLQRQLRVGYNSAARLIERMEKDGIVGRPDHVGRREVLRDRDGNPL, from the coding sequence ATGGCGAGCCGGGCTCGACCAGCGCTGTGGCGCGAGACGGTGAAAGCGGGGGCGGTGCGCAGCAGCGCGCTGCTGGGTGCGCTGGCGCTGTTCTGCGCGACGATCGTTATGGTCATCGCGCTGGCCAGCTATCATTCGGGCGACCCGTCGCTGAACACCGCGGCCGGTGGCCCGGCGGAGAATTGGCTGGGCTTGCCGGGCGCTTGGTTCGCCGATCTCGCTTTGTCGCTGTTCGGCTGGACGGTCGTGCTGCTGTTGCCGATCGCGCCGATCGTCGCTTTGCGGCTGTGGCGGGACGAACCGGCCGGGCGCTGGGTGCGCATGCTGGGCGGCGGGGTGCTCGGAGCGGTGCTGATCGGTACCGCGATATCGTTCTTCGCCGCATCGTCCGTGCTGGCATTGCCCGCTGGATGGGGCGGCGTAATGGGGCTCGGCCTGGCCGAGGCGTTGCATTGGGCGATCGGTTTCATCGGCGATACGACCGCGATCCTGTGGACCGGCCGCGCCGTCGGACTGCTGGCCGGGATCGTGGGGTTGGTGATATGGGCGCGCAGCCTGCAGATCGCGCTGACCCGCCCGCGATTGCCCAGCCTGCCGCGGTTTAAGGCACAACCGCGCCTGATCGCCGATGCGGACGAATTCGACGAAGACGATGTGGTGGCTGAACCGGCGCGAAAGTCCGCCCCCGCGCCGCGTGCCGTGGCGATGCCCGATGCCCGGCCCGGCCCGGTGATCGCCGATCGCAACGTCGCGCCGTCCGTCGCCAAGCCGAAGGCGCAGCAGGAGCGACTCGATCTGCGCGACAATAATTACCGCCTGCCGTCGATCGACCTGCTCGTTCCCGCGCCGCCGGCACCCGGCGCGGCGATCGACAAGGCGTCGCTGGAGCGCAATGCGCGCTTGCTCGAATCGGTGTTGGACGATTTCCACGTCAAGGGATCGATCGTCGAGGTTCGCCCCGGTCCGGTCGTCACGATGTACGAACTGGAACCGGCTAGCGGCATCAAGGCGAGCCGCGTGATCCAGCTGGCCGACGATATCGCGCGCAACATGTCGGCGATCTCCGCGCGCGTCGCGACGATTCCGGGGCGCACCGTGATCGGCATCGAATTGCCCAACACACGTCGCGAGACCGTCGGGCTGCACGAACTGATCGCATCGCAGACGTTCGAGGATCAGTCCGCGTCGCTGCCACTGGTGCTGGGCAAGAACATCGCGGGCGACCCCGTCATCGCCGATCTGGCACCGATGCCGCACCTGCTCGTCGCAGGTACCACCGGCTCGGGCAAGTCGGTCGGGCTGAACTGCATGATCCTGTCGTTGCTGTACCGGCTGACGCCGGACCAGTGCCGCATGATCATGATCGATCCGAAGATGCTGGAACTCAGCATGTACGACGATATCCCGCATCTATTGTCCCCGGTCGTCACCGACCCGGCCAAGTCGGTCCGCGCGCTGAAATGGGCGGTCGAGCAGATGGAGGACCGCTATCGCCAGATGTCGTCGGTCGGCGTGCGCAGCCTTGCCAGCTTCAACGACAAGGTGCGGGCGGCGAAGGCCAAGGGGCAGCCGTTGGGACGCAAGGTGCAGACGGGGTACGACCCCGATACGCGCCAGCCGATCTACGAAGAGGAAACGCTCGACTTCGTCCCGTTGCCGCAGATCGTGGTGATCGTCGACGAGCTGGCCGATCTGATGATGACCGCGGGCAAGGAAGTCGAATTCCTCATCCAGCGTCTGGCGCAGAAGGCGCGTGCGGCGGGCATTCACCTGATTATGGCGACGCAGCGACCCTCGGTCGATGTCATCACCGGCGTCATCAAGGCCAACCTGCCGACGCGCATCAGCTTCCACGTCACGTCGAAGATCGATTCGCGGACGATCCTGGGCGAACAGGGCGCCGAACAGCTGCTGGGCAAGGGCGACATGCTGTATATGCCCGGCGGCAAGGGCACGGTGCGCGTCCACGGGCCGTTCGTCAGCGACGACGAGGTGCGCGCGGTGGCGGATCACTGGCGCGGGCAGGGCAAGCCCGATTACATCCAGTCCGTCACCGAGGAACCGGAGGACGGCTTCGCGCTGGATGGGGCACCGGACGGCGAGGATTCCGCGGAGGACCAGCAATATCGCAGCGCGATCCAATTGGTCGTGGAAAGCCAGAAGGCATCGACCAGTTGGCTGCAACGTCAGTTACGCGTCGGCTATAACAGCGCGGCGCGGCTGATCGAACGCATGGAGAAAGACGGCATCGTCGGCCGTCCCGACCATGTCGGCCGCCGCGAAGTGCTGCGCGATCGCGACGGAAATCCGCTCTGA
- a CDS encoding UbiH/UbiF/VisC/COQ6 family ubiquinone biosynthesis hydroxylase → MEKADVIILGGGLVGSALAVALDKHGMRAIVVDIADPDVIHAAGFDGRASAIASAPYRMLGTIGVLDRLEGQGCPIAGIRVSDGLEPGALDFEPGSDDGALGHMFENRLLRRALYDAAVAAPNVDLRMKTRAVSVDRGEHGVVATLDSGATVSAPLLIAAEGRNSPTRDAAGIRTARWTYDHAAIVTSLHHEHSHENIAFEIFYPQGPFAILPLNDDADGHRSAIVWSVSRAEAPGMLKLSERGFLAEAEKKMGGFLGRLGPLGARSSYPLGFHHAAQIVSNRLALVGDAAHGIHPIAGQGVNVGFRDVATLVEVLVEGKRLGLDLGDPALLARYQRWRSLDTLMVSVATDGLQRLFGIPGKTANAARRFGLSAVQKLPALKDRFMAEARGESGEVPKLLQGMKV, encoded by the coding sequence ATGGAAAAAGCAGATGTTATCATCTTGGGCGGCGGACTGGTCGGCAGCGCGTTGGCCGTCGCGCTCGATAAGCATGGGATGCGCGCGATCGTCGTCGATATCGCGGATCCAGACGTGATCCACGCCGCCGGTTTCGACGGACGTGCCTCCGCTATCGCCAGCGCGCCGTATCGGATGCTCGGCACGATCGGGGTCCTCGATCGCCTCGAGGGCCAAGGCTGTCCGATCGCGGGCATACGCGTCAGCGACGGTCTGGAACCCGGGGCGCTCGATTTCGAACCCGGCTCGGATGACGGTGCGCTCGGCCATATGTTCGAGAACCGGCTGTTGCGGCGCGCGCTGTACGATGCCGCGGTGGCGGCGCCGAATGTCGATCTGCGCATGAAGACACGCGCGGTCTCCGTCGATCGCGGCGAACACGGCGTAGTGGCGACGCTCGATTCGGGCGCGACGGTGTCCGCGCCGTTGCTGATCGCGGCGGAGGGGCGGAATTCCCCGACTCGCGACGCCGCCGGTATCCGTACCGCGCGCTGGACGTACGATCACGCCGCGATCGTCACCTCGCTGCACCACGAACATAGCCATGAGAATATCGCGTTCGAGATCTTCTATCCGCAAGGCCCGTTCGCGATCCTGCCGCTGAACGACGATGCCGACGGACACCGCTCCGCGATCGTCTGGTCGGTGTCGCGGGCCGAGGCGCCGGGCATGTTGAAACTGTCCGAACGCGGCTTCCTGGCGGAGGCGGAGAAGAAGATGGGTGGGTTCCTCGGCCGGTTGGGGCCATTGGGCGCTCGCTCCAGCTATCCGCTCGGCTTTCATCATGCGGCGCAGATCGTGTCGAACCGGCTAGCACTCGTCGGGGACGCGGCGCACGGTATCCACCCGATCGCGGGACAGGGCGTCAATGTCGGCTTCCGCGACGTGGCGACATTGGTCGAGGTATTGGTGGAGGGAAAACGCCTCGGCCTCGATCTGGGCGACCCGGCACTGCTCGCGCGCTACCAGCGCTGGCGCAGTCTGGACACGTTAATGGTGTCTGTGGCGACGGACGGCCTGCAGCGCCTGTTCGGCATCCCCGGCAAGACCGCCAACGCCGCCCGCCGCTTCGGTCTGTCGGCGGTGCAGAAGCTGCCCGCGCTGAAGGATCGCTTCATGGCCGAAGCGCGAGGTGAAAGTGGTGAAGTGCCGAAGTTGTTGCAGGGGATGAAAGTCTAG